In Labrys monachus, the genomic stretch CGCCTGCCCCCGTTCTGGAACGAGGGCGTCGAAGTGGTGCTGCTCAACGGCGCCATGAACATCCGCTCGCCCTCGATCCGCACCAACAACACCGCCGAACTGTTCGCCCGCTCGGCCAACGGCACGGCGACGCTGCTGCCGGTGCCGGCCATTCTCGGCCATGCCGCCACCCGCGTCGCCCTGGAGCAGGACCCGACGATCGCCAGCGTGCTCGACCTCGCCCGCCGCGCGCCGGTGATCTGCTTCGGCATGGGCACCATCAGTCCGGATTCCGTGCTGGTGCAATCGGGCTTCGTCTCAGAGGCGGAAACCGCGGCGCTCAAGGCGCGGGGCGCCGTCGGCGACATCCTCAGCCGCTATGTCGACGCCTATGGCAACATCGTCGACCCCGGCCTCGACGCCCGCACGATCGGCATGGATCTGCGTTCCTGCCGCGAGCGCAAATTCTCGATCGGGGTCGCAGCGGGCAAGTCCAAGCACGCCATCGCCCTCGCCTGCCTCCGGGCCGGCTATCTCAACGTGCTCGTCACCGACGAGCAGACCGCACGCTTCCTCCTGGATGAGGCCCACCATGGATAAGACAGAAACTCGCGCGCAAGCCGCCAAGCCGCCCGTTGCCAAGCAGCAGGTCGCGAAGACACCGGCCCTGGCCGCCGTGCCCACGGCAGGCGCCCCGACGGGATCGGCGCTGACGGTGGTGTCCCATGGCGGCCATGCCCGCAACAAGGGCACGCCGCTGCGTCCGGAATGGTTCGAAACGGTGCAGGTCAATCTCACCGCCACCGAAAGGCGCGCCGGCACGCTGGGCGGGCGCCGCACCGTGAAGAAGGAATATCAGGCCGCCTGGCTGGTCAAGGCGGTGCAATGCATCGACCTGACGACGCTGGCCGGCGACGATACGCCTGGCCGCGTCCATCGCCTCGCCATGAAGGCACGCCGCCCGCTGCGCGAGGACATCGTCGCGGCGCTCGGCCTCGCCGACGCGCCGCCCACGGTCGGCGCGGTCTGCGTCTATCCGACCATGGTCGCGCCCGCGGTGAAGGCGCTGGCGGGCTCCGGCATTCCCGTCGCCTCCGTGGCGACCGGCTTTCCCGCCGGCCTGACGCCCCTGCCCCAGCGCCTCGCCGAGATCCGCTACGCGGTCGACCAGGGCGCCGGAGAGATCGACATCGTCATCAACCGCGCCCAGGTGCTGACGCAGGACTGGAATGCCCTCTATGACGAGGTCAAGGCGATGCGCGAGGCCTGCGGCGAGGCGCATCTCAAGGCCATCCTCGGCACCGGCGACCTCAAGACCCTGCGCAACGTCTACAAGGCCAGCATGGTGGCGATGATGGCGGGCGCCGACTTCATCAAGACCTCGACGGGCAAGGAGGACGTCAACGCCACGCTTCCCGTCAGCCTGACCATGATCCGCGCTTTGCGCGATTATGGCGATCTCACCGGCGAGATGATCGGCTTCAAGCCGGCCGGCGGCCTGCGCACCGCCAAGGACGCGCTCGCCTGGCTCGCGCTGATGAAGGAGGAGCTCGGCCGCCCGTGGCTGGAGCCGGACCTCTTCCGCATCGGCGCCAGCTCGCTGCTCGCCGACATCGAGCGCCAGCTCGAGCACTATGTCACCGGCCGCTATTCGGCGCTCACCCATCACGCGATGGCCTAGAGGATGCGCGTGGCGGCCTTCACCCTCCCCTGAGGGGGAGGGTCGGCCGCAAGGCCGGAGTGGGGTGACTTCTTGCGCAGAGATCGCCTCTTCGGGAGTCCGCATCCGAAAATGCCGCGCCGTTCGCCCCACCCCGACGCTCCGCGTCGGCCCTCCCCCTCCAGGGGAGGATGATACACCGCCCTCTTCTCCCCTCTGGAGGAACACACCATGCCCACCGTCAAGGAAATCCTGCAAACCATGGACTATGGTCCTGCCCCGGAAGCCGAGAACCATGTTGCGGCCTGGCTCGCCCAGCACGAGAAGGGCTTTCGTCACTTCATCGGCGGCGCCTTCGTTCGGTCCAGCGGCAAGGCCACCTTCGACGTCACCAATCCCGCCCGCGACACGCTGCTCGCCAAGGTGGCCGAGGGCACCGCGGAGGATGTCGACGCCGCGGTGAAGGCGGCGCGCAAGGCGTTTCCCGCCTGGTCCGCCCTGCCCGGCCATGAGCGGGCGCGCTACCTCTATGCCATCGCCCGCCATGTCCAGAAGCGCGAGCGCTTCCTCTCCGTGCTGGAGACGATGGACAACGGCAAGCCGATCCGCGAGAGCCGCGACATCGACATCCCGCTGGTGGCCCGCCATTTCTATCACCATGCCGGCTGGGCCGAATTGATCGACAGCGAGTTCGCCGGCTACGGCCCGGTCGGCGTCTGCGGCCAGATCATCCCCTGGAACTTCCCGCTGCTGATGCTGGCCTGGAAGATCGCCCCCGCGCTCGCAGCCGGCAACACCGTCGTGCTCAAGCCGGCCGAGTTCACGCCGCTGACCGCGCTCGCCTTCGCCGAGATCTGCCGGGAAGTCGGCCTGCCCGAAGGCGTGGTGAACATCGTCTGCGGCGACGGCGCCACCGGCGCGGCGCTCGTCGCCCATGCCGACGTCGACAAGATCGCCTTCACCGGATCGACGGAAGTCGGGCGCCTTATCCGC encodes the following:
- a CDS encoding sugar-binding transcriptional regulator, encoding MSVESIDHDVQFRTLSGEQRELLMIQVAKRYYELDMTMGELAKELNLTRWQASRLLSDAREAGIVRIEIVPRAPRSPDIEARLQRRYNLKEAVVVPNSGEEDEGLLLESVAQAAARMLAGLGKVPLIGVSWGRTMSAVAHRLPPFWNEGVEVVLLNGAMNIRSPSIRTNNTAELFARSANGTATLLPVPAILGHAATRVALEQDPTIASVLDLARRAPVICFGMGTISPDSVLVQSGFVSEAETAALKARGAVGDILSRYVDAYGNIVDPGLDARTIGMDLRSCRERKFSIGVAAGKSKHAIALACLRAGYLNVLVTDEQTARFLLDEAHHG
- the deoC gene encoding deoxyribose-phosphate aldolase; amino-acid sequence: MDKTETRAQAAKPPVAKQQVAKTPALAAVPTAGAPTGSALTVVSHGGHARNKGTPLRPEWFETVQVNLTATERRAGTLGGRRTVKKEYQAAWLVKAVQCIDLTTLAGDDTPGRVHRLAMKARRPLREDIVAALGLADAPPTVGAVCVYPTMVAPAVKALAGSGIPVASVATGFPAGLTPLPQRLAEIRYAVDQGAGEIDIVINRAQVLTQDWNALYDEVKAMREACGEAHLKAILGTGDLKTLRNVYKASMVAMMAGADFIKTSTGKEDVNATLPVSLTMIRALRDYGDLTGEMIGFKPAGGLRTAKDALAWLALMKEELGRPWLEPDLFRIGASSLLADIERQLEHYVTGRYSALTHHAMA